In Penaeus vannamei isolate JL-2024 chromosome 15, ASM4276789v1, whole genome shotgun sequence, the following are encoded in one genomic region:
- the LOC113828649 gene encoding uncharacterized protein, with translation MSSSEVDLHALVEGRCVRAREEGGLAIYAPRTRLLRRDEARRTQVAAVGEWAAGEVRAVLLLGETGAGKTRALNAMLNVLFGVRFGDTFRLELPDQLAEGAPRSPVHSQTDYISAYLLYGGAGAPFRCHYLLVDTPGFGDTRGAEHRRSVTQRLRAFLTEEPSFDSLHCIGLVTKANENRVCSGQREVLAEFTALLGSDVAGVTHLLATFAVDDAPVEEVMRSAGLLYSHAFLFDNWPLYAAHGPALSPARRTSLELRWDCMAAEYRRFFAAVDSARPVSLTLTRDLLRERRELEATLGALRAQVRLAAQAASALRVEQRAQRQALRLAGQIEWKRDVRRVLRETYKVMKGFHAHNCPQCDRTCIFPCEDPSNAVRGAVGAGVGVAAGAAAGAVGGIPGAAIGAIIGGASLGTGSLLYKKDSCSGRRREGVCGESGCMHALDAHSVDAFRIIRSTVTDEVVDYRAKARHDEAAAMAAAAEAAARGHEEALAECDGQLGRLLRALRRHAERVWELSAEAEKPRLPALLDKLIIEAREDADEVQLLKGLREAAEAEDGGKRSFSALLRTDDDQVPELQQEEDEDARLLDL, from the coding sequence ATGTCGTCCTCCGAGGTCGACCTCCACGCCCTGGTCGAGGGgcggtgcgtgcgcgcgcgcgaggaGGGCGGCCTGGCGATCTACGCGCCGCGGACGAGGCTGCTTCGGCGCGACGAGGCGCGGCGGACGCAGGTGGCGGCGGTGGGCGAGTGGGCGGCGGGCGAGGTGCGGGCGGTCCTCCTGCTGGGCGAGACGGGCGCGGGCAAGACGCGCGCCCTCAACGCCATGCTCAACGTGCTCTTCGGCGTGCGCTTCGGCGACACCTTTCGCCTCGAGCTGCCGGACCAGCTGGCCGAGGGGGCGCCGCGCAGCCCCGTGCACAGCCAAACGGACTACATCAGCGCCTACCTGCTCTACGGCGGGGCCGGCGCGCCCTTCCGCTGCCACTACCTGCTCGTCGACACACCCGGCTTCGGCGACACGCGCGGCGCCGAGCACCGGCGGTCCGTCACGCAGCGCCTACGGGCGTTCCTGACGGAGGAGCCGAGCTTCGACAGCTTGCACTGCATCGGCCTGGTGACCAAGGCCAACGAGAACCGCGTCTGCAGCGGCCAGAGGGAGGTCCTGGCCGAATTCACGGCGCTCCTCGGCAGCGACGTGGCGGGCGTGACGCACCTGCTGGCCACCTTCGCCGTCGACGACGCGCCCGTCGAGGAGGTCATGCGGAGCGCCGGCCTACTGTACAGCCACGCTTTCCTATTCGACAACTGGCCCCTGTACGCCGCCCACGGCCCCGCCCTCTCGCCCGCGCGCAGGACCAGCCTCGAGCTCCGCTGGGACTGCATGGCCGCCGAGTACCGCAGGTTCTTCGCCGCCGTCGACAGCGCGCGGCCCGTGAGCCTCACGCTGACGAGGGACCTGCTACGCGAGCGGCGGGAGCTCGAGGCGACGCTGGGGGCGCTCCGGGCGCAGGTGCGTCTTGCGGCGCAGGCTGCGTCCGCGCTGCGCGTCGAGCAGAGGGCCCAGAGGCAGGCCCTCCGCCTCGCGGGCCAGATCGAGTGGAAGCGGGACGTCCGCCGCGTCCTCAGGGAGACCTACAAGGTGATGAAGGGCTTCCACGCGCACAACTGCCCGCAGTGCGACCGCACATGCATCTTCCCGTGCGAGGATCCCTCCAACGCGGTCCGCGGCGCCGTGggagcgggcgtgggcgtggcggcGGGCGCGGCGGCGGGGGCCGTGGGCGGCATCCCTGGCGCGGCCATCGGCGCGATAATCGGCGGCGCGTCGCTCGGCACGGGTTCCCTACTCTACAAGAAAGACTCGTGCTCCGGGCGGCGGCGCGAGGGCGTGTGCGGCGAGAGCGGCTGCATGCACGCCCTGGACGCGCACTCCGTCGACGCCTTCCGCATCATCCGCAGCACCGTGACGGACGAGGTCGTGGACTACCGGGCGAAGGCGCGCCATGACGAGGCGGCGgccatggcggcggcggcggaggcggcggcgcgcggccacgaggaggcgctGGCGGAATGTGACGGGCAGCTCGGGCGCCTCCTACGGGCGTTGCGCCGCCACGCCGAGCGGGTGTGGGAGCTCAGCGCCGAGGCGGAGAAGCCAAGGCTGCCGGCGCTGCTCGACAAGCTGATCATCGAAGCCCGCGAGGACGCAGACGAGGTGCAGCTGCTGAAGGGACTgagggaggcggcggaggcggaagACGGCGGGAAGAGGTCCTTCAGTGCGCTGCTGAGGACGGATGACGACCAAGTGCCGGAGCtgcagcaggaggaggacgaggacgcgCGGCTGCTCGACCTCTAG